One region of Hydrogenobaculum sp. Y04AAS1 genomic DNA includes:
- a CDS encoding thioredoxin family protein, whose translation MNAIITLIAIFLILFLAFIISLRLLATYKMKKLKGTTLNEFKNERKLILYFYSENCGACKVMAPIIDSIKEIKVKKIDVYSKEGAKLVQELGIMGTPATVLIEKGNVVSAFISVKKKEDILNMFSKPQ comes from the coding sequence ATGAACGCTATTATTACACTTATTGCCATATTTTTAATTTTGTTTTTGGCTTTTATTATAAGCTTAAGACTTTTGGCCACATACAAGATGAAAAAGTTAAAAGGGACCACACTAAACGAGTTTAAAAACGAGAGAAAATTGATACTTTACTTTTATTCTGAGAACTGTGGCGCTTGCAAGGTGATGGCTCCTATAATAGACTCTATAAAAGAGATAAAAGTTAAGAAGATAGACGTATATAGCAAAGAAGGGGCAAAACTTGTTCAAGAGTTAGGTATAATGGGTACTCCGGCTACGGTTTTAATAGAAAAAGGCAATGTGGTGAGCGCTTTTATAAGCGTTAAGAAAAAAGAAGATATACTAAACATGTTTTCTAAGCCACAATAA
- the leuB gene encoding 3-isopropylmalate dehydrogenase — MKTLKIAVLKGDGIGPEIVDSALEVLDSLASKYNFQYETKEGLIGGIAIDKTGNPLPEETVQTCKESDAVLLGAVGGPKWDDLPTDKKPEKGLLGIRKALDLYANLRPAKVFDALIESSPLKESVVKGTDLMVVRELSSDVYYGEPRGITTLENGERYGFNTMGYKESEIRRVVKKAFEIARQRRKKLTSVDKANVLEVSGLWRDIVNEEHGNYQDVELEHLYVDNCAMQLVNRPYSFDTIVTGNIFGDILSDEAGVIQGSLGMLPSASLGDKYALYEPIHGSAPDIAGKGIANPIATILSVAMMFKYSFKMDDVAKAIEDAVDKALAQGYRTQDIYRGEGIKVNTKEMTKKVIENL; from the coding sequence ATGAAGACATTAAAAATAGCTGTTTTAAAAGGTGATGGTATAGGTCCTGAGATTGTGGATAGTGCTTTAGAAGTACTAGATAGCTTAGCTTCAAAATATAACTTCCAATATGAAACAAAAGAAGGCCTAATAGGTGGTATAGCTATAGATAAAACAGGCAATCCTCTTCCAGAAGAAACTGTGCAAACATGCAAAGAATCGGATGCAGTGCTGCTTGGGGCTGTAGGTGGGCCAAAGTGGGACGATCTGCCAACAGACAAAAAACCAGAAAAAGGACTTCTTGGCATAAGAAAAGCCTTAGACCTTTATGCAAACTTAAGACCCGCCAAAGTTTTTGACGCTCTCATAGAAAGCTCACCTTTAAAAGAATCCGTGGTAAAAGGCACAGATTTGATGGTGGTAAGAGAACTTTCTTCCGATGTGTATTACGGAGAGCCAAGAGGTATAACAACACTTGAAAACGGCGAAAGATACGGCTTTAACACAATGGGTTATAAAGAATCAGAAATAAGAAGGGTGGTAAAAAAAGCTTTTGAGATAGCAAGACAAAGAAGAAAAAAACTCACCAGCGTTGATAAAGCAAATGTTTTGGAAGTCTCTGGGCTTTGGAGAGATATAGTAAACGAAGAACACGGAAATTATCAGGATGTAGAATTAGAGCATCTTTATGTGGATAACTGCGCTATGCAACTTGTAAATAGACCTTATTCTTTTGATACCATAGTAACTGGCAACATCTTTGGAGATATACTATCTGATGAAGCTGGTGTTATACAAGGAAGTCTTGGTATGCTTCCTTCAGCATCGTTAGGAGATAAATATGCTCTTTACGAACCAATACACGGTTCTGCTCCTGATATAGCAGGTAAAGGCATAGCAAATCCTATAGCCACTATACTTTCTGTGGCAATGATGTTTAAATATTCTTTTAAGATGGACGATGTGGCAAAAGCTATAGAAGATGCAGTTGACAAAGCATTGGCTCAAGGGTATAGAACCCAAGATATATATAGAGGAGAGGGTATTAAGGTAAACACAAAAGAAATGACCAAGAAAGTTATAGAAAACCTTTAG
- the purN gene encoding phosphoribosylglycinamide formyltransferase, which produces MKMAIFVSGRGSNLEAILKAKNKGFLNSEFIVISNNKNAKAIDIAKSYNTDVFYFEPKPKYAFEENALKLLKEKNIDFIVLAGFMAILSEGFIKAYPQKIINIHPSLLPAFKGIDVHKRVIESGVKFSGTTVHFVTEDIDAGCIIAQAVTPIDQEDTEYILEQKVLSLEHKLLPQVIKWIEQGRVFIKDKKAYVKNAKYNCYPFNPCLEIEI; this is translated from the coding sequence ATGAAAATGGCAATTTTTGTATCTGGAAGAGGATCAAATTTAGAAGCTATACTAAAAGCCAAAAACAAAGGGTTTTTAAACTCAGAGTTTATCGTCATATCAAACAACAAAAACGCAAAAGCCATAGATATAGCAAAGTCTTACAACACAGATGTATTTTATTTTGAGCCAAAGCCAAAATATGCGTTTGAAGAAAACGCTTTAAAGCTTTTAAAAGAAAAGAACATAGACTTTATCGTACTAGCGGGGTTTATGGCTATTCTTTCTGAGGGCTTTATAAAAGCCTATCCACAAAAGATAATAAACATACACCCCTCTTTGCTACCAGCTTTTAAAGGAATAGATGTGCACAAAAGAGTTATAGAATCTGGTGTTAAGTTTAGCGGTACCACCGTGCATTTTGTAACAGAGGATATAGACGCTGGTTGCATAATTGCCCAAGCGGTTACGCCCATAGACCAAGAAGACACTGAATATATATTAGAACAAAAAGTCCTAAGCTTAGAACATAAGCTATTACCCCAAGTAATAAAATGGATAGAACAAGGTAGGGTGTTTATAAAAGATAAAAAAGCCTACGTAAAAAACGCAAAATACAACTGCTATCCTTTTAATCCTTGTTTAGAGATAGAAATTTAG